ggtaactcctggttccaccgatgtggttggacgaaccggagtaagttgacgggcttcatgctgcgccgctaactcggcctctctgcgtgcccgagcccggttcACCACCTcttgagcatcaccagcaccacccgccgggttattgccacggggtggatcacggttccgcgcattgcttgacactgccggttcatccatacgcctgctgtaactccggcttggacggggagtggaatgaatctgATCGCGACTGtacgaataagcctcctgttgaaccaaagctgtctgaagaagctccttaacccggcgtgtctcgaccgccgccggagaatcgccttcgatcgggatggccgccagccgtgaagcggcagtgactatgttgtccatcgggttagagtaatgacccggcggcGTGGGGACATGTGGTGTTAcaacgttgttctgacgaggcggatccgccagacgtggctgaaccggcgcccctgctccaggtgcctccgaccggtttaccaccggcggattactcgTCCCtactcctggggtgttaaagagatttctagcatcataaacaggcggcaggcgagatcggtgcctcctcttcaggacttcgttcgacgcactctgatccagcataacccggtaagcttgtgcatccaaagcggcccgctccgcagCTATCCtcgtatcctcagctgctaagtcggctttggcctgggtgatctgatctttcacattCGCTATTTCTGCATTGTgcgcatcctgatccgccgggttaacctccgccatcagcgctGCCAATGCGttaaacaaatcagatagaacctgagctggcggtcgcacagggcctcctgccccggccgctgctgccgctgccgatccggaaatcattGCCACTGCGGACGAAGAGTGGAGCACCGGTtccgtaccggccatgaagatggcaacccggtttggcagatcagaggggtccggaatactgtcgccatcggaacagcccccaatccggccatcttgtaattGATATAACGACTCAGTCTCTCCGgttgatgactcgtcgccggaataaacgacggtctcaccaccagattccgatctatcctcagattcccctccatggataactcccacgaaggcatgcttcatgacaggcttgacccgggcagatctcgcacgctgagctgtttcgacgaggtcggtgcagatgtctggctcagggcccggttcaccgatcttgccaatgaaaacgtgtatgccaccaaaggggacccggtacccgtactcgattgagccggcctcggggccccagccagcatcgtcgatgtagagcttgtcgcgacgactcttggtcatccggcccacagcgtaacccttgagtcctttgaagttaccctccaagaacttgaaaccatcgtgcgatagccctacggtgggcgccaactgtcgtggttttgtcacggcagatgtcccagagaaaggacttagtcgtggagccatcgctatgggttaacttaaaggggttaaagcggacaagggatgcaagaaagttttatactagttcggccccttacgatgaaggtaaaagcctacgtctagttgtgatggaattgatggggtttcgatgaccggggagcgaatacgctttgcctgagtcttgagttgttgtctgttgtccttgaaccgccgccgggtcgtccccttatatacatgggttgtcgcccgtcggtttacagaatcccgaggccggctcataatcgtgtccggctcagTATCTGCTACTTctaccttacaatacaagtttacatatcaatgccggtttatgtctacgggccttaaaccagctttgggccctgggcctccataaagcgtcaccgtctttcttcatgggcttcagatacagatgaactacttatggggttaacccggcctctcatGGCCGGTtgacgcccagtggtaatatccccaacaagaTCCACTCTAGACACCATCttagatggggttcaccacctccattggtgcctctccgatgatgtgtgagtagttctttgttgACCTTCGAGTCCgcagttagtagctagatggcttcatctctctctctgaattctcaatacaatggtctcttggagatccatatgatgtaactcttttgcggtgtgtttgttgggatcgatgaactttgagtttatgatcaaatctatctttttatatccatgaaagtatttgagtttctttgatctcttttatgcatgatctcgtatagcctcatatttcttctccgatatttgggttttgtttggccaacttgatctatttatcttgcaatgggaagaggtgctttgtagtgggttcaattttacggtgcttgatcccagtgacagaaagggaaccgacacgtatgtatcattgctactaaggataaaacgatggggtctatctctacatagatagatattttctacatcatgtcatcgttcttattgcattactccatttttccatgaacttaatacactagatgcatgttggttagcggtcgatgtgtggagtaatagtagtagatgcaggcaggagtcggtctactaatcttggacgtgatgcctatataatgacattgcctggatatcgtcatgtgtatttgaagttctatcaattgcccaacagtaatttgttcacccaccatttgctatttttcttgagagaagccactagtgaaacctacggcccccgggtctctttctcatattatttgcctttgcgatctactttttccttgcatttattttaaaatctattaaaccaaaaatacaaaaataccttgctgcgttttatttctatttattttatttggtgttcgatctatcaatctactacaatttatcgcACGTCCGTTTTCTtatcttgaggcgtcgtaccccggaagggattgacaacccctttaacacgtgggttgcgaggatttgttatctgtgtgcagggattgtttacgttgtgttgcttggttctcctactggttcgataaccttcgtttcatatctgagggaaatacctaccgtcgctgtgctgcatcatcccttcctctttggggaaataccgacgtagcttcaagcgacatcaaaaagaatttatggcgccgttgctggggaggatcttcaacatataccaggttcctaatcataaatctcatctcctcacaatttacattatttgccatttgcctctcgttttcctctcccccacttcacaaaaatttgtcgttttattcgcctctctttttcatTTGTCGTTTTCTTGTCAGATCTATCCTTTGCTAGCAATCctgagtgatttcggtatggcaccaacagatgatggcctaactcctaagattggacgtacacgcaatctggatgctaaaacttttatttTGGGCAAGGGAGCGTTATGGGAAAAGAACTGTTGACACCTGATTTTGGTAAGATACAGAGTGAAAGGGTTTTCAGTATGAGAAAGTTTCACACCGTCgagtggaacaactttgatgtttaGGCTGTCGCCATTCGACCTCATCTCGGTGGCCAAAGTTGTACTCCAAGTGACAAAATTTAGTGTTTTGAGTGCTTTTCGGCCGATTATGCCCTTAATATGACCTCAGATGAAGGAGTGCTCTAAAGGAATTGTCTTTGTCTCGTCGAGACAatcgattttcatatataaatcatctcaatccgagttcatatgcaaaagttacagtcAATATGGTGCGGACCAGCTAGGAATCAAAATATTACGCTAAACATCAGACACATGTTGATGGGTGTCTTGTACAATGCGTGGGCAGTTAGCCCTTGAAGCTGACCTCAGATCTAAAAGTGTTCAACATGAAAGTTTTTCGCCTTGTCAAGCCGatcgattttcatatataaattgtCTCGATCCGAGTTAGTATGCGGCCTGGGGAGGCAAGACAAGATCAGGCTGTGTTTTCAGTCGGAAATCCGAGTGAAAAAGTTTACCATCCGAGTGAAAATTTACCGGTCGAGTGAAAGTTTGCTGACCGGATGAACTTATTATTATCCGAGTAAAAATATAGTCATCCGAGTGAAATTTTCCTCCAGGTGAAAATATTCCGAGTGACAAGATTACCATCGGAATGAAAACTTGCCGATCGAGTAAGATATTGTCTTCCAAGTAGAAATATAGTCATCCGAGTGGAAATATGGTCATCCGAGTTAAATTGTCCTCCAGGTGAAAATATTTCGAGTGAAAAGATTGCCATCAGAACGAAAACTTGCCGATCGAGTAAGATATTGCCTTCCGAGTGGAAATATAGTCATCCGAGTGGAAATATAGTTATCCGAGTGAAAGATTGTCTTCCGAGTGAAAAAGTCCAGTCGGACGATCCGAGCGAAAGTCTCTAATATCCGAGTGGATGAGCTCGAATCCGAGTGAAACTGAACATGTGCCCGAAAGTTTATCAAGATGACCTCGGATGAAGAAGTGTTCAATACAGAAGTTGTGCGTATCATCAAGACGGTAAACTTTGGTTTTGGAGTCATCATCATCAGAGATAGTATATGGCCTGCAAATTCACTACGAGACTCGGATAATACAGTCTACTGCAAGACCGAGTCCGACTGGAAGGTAAAGATGACCTCGAAAAGTATTCAACATGGCCTTATTTGAAAAAGTGATCAACATGAGGGTTGTTCGTATCGTCGAGGCGCACAAGTTTGATATTTGGGCCGTCTTGATCGGAGATCATATGCAAGCTCGGCGGCCCGCGCAAGGAGGAAGACAGAAGTTGGGCCAGATTCAGACTGAATCCGAGTTGGAATAAAACTAGGACTCTAGGACGTGAGTTTATGTAATTTTTCGTGTAAGGGAAGCCTAGATGAATCCTTTAATTGTACGGAAAGTCCAACCGCCTCTTATATATGTTGGGGGTGAAGGCCGATtaaacaacacacaatcgaacaaatcaaTATACTACTTTTTCATCTACGTTTCATCTCTCCACCGTTTTTCTCTCTCATTCTTCGCTGTTCCTCGAATTTGAGAGCTGCGAATCCCGAGGCTCTAGGGGCGAGCgaatcgacctagggcagcccatagccgccgcactccctgaaggggtccctcccgggggtgtggggtttcgggtctgcAAAAGTGCCCGTCGACTGTCTTGCATATCACGCTGTCGGTCGGGTCTCCTTTGACGTGAGCTgtggtgcatcacccccggcgtcgagggtacacatgacgtgttcgtgtgtcaacacactttttggcgactccgctggggaaCGAAGATCAATCATCATCATCCACCATGTCCGATCTTCCCAAGCCATCTGAGGTAGACGTCGATAACATCATTAAGCCTAGTCTTGATGAGATATCGGCCGATCATCGCCAAGTCTATGAGGAGTACAAGAAGGCGTGCGAGGAGAAGGACTTGCAGGAGTTCAAAGTTCAAGAAGGATCGCCAAGGCAACATCACTCCGATTGAAGAAATCAAGTTCCCTCCTCTTCAAGCCGAGCAGGTTAAACCCTCTGTAAGTACTGCCTTTTCTCCTGAGCAGTGGGCTGAGATTGAAAGTCGTATTGCTAATGGTAACAATCTAGTCTATCAAACTTTCATAGAAAATACTAATGCTCAGAAGAATATATCTCAATTGTCTAGTCGTAATGATGGTGTAGCTGCTAGTGTGCAAAACCCTAATCTGGCTTTACCTATTACATCGGTGCCTCCCGTGCCGATGGCTTATTATCCTACCCAAACAAATCAGATTGTGACTGCACCCATCAACCCTATTATGAGCATGCCAAGTTCGGTGGCAACGCCGAACCAAACCCTACCTACAGCTACAACCACTCGACCACTACCAAATTATGGGTAGACATACATGCCACAATTCCTACCTACAGCTAGTAACCCTAATCCTCCTATGCCACTGCCACAAGCTTCATCGTCCACTATGGATGATGGTCTAGCTAATCTTAGAGAGGAGATGGCTAAGATGCTTCGAGATAATTTTGGAGTTGAGTTACCTCGGAATCGGATTTACCAAAAGCCATACCCCGGGTACTTTGATGCCATCCAGTGCCCTCCAGGATATAAAATTCCAGATTTTGTTAAATTTAATTGAGAAGGCACAAAAACCACATGGGAGCATGTTAGTCAATATTTAGCACAATTGGGTGAGGCAGGCTCATTGAATGAATTGAAAGTGCGTTTATTTCCTTTATCATTAACTGGTACCGCATTTTCATGGTTTTCTTCTTTACCCCATGGTTCCATTCGGGTTTGGTCGCAGCTAGagcagaagtttcatgatcactgtTCTAGCGGCGACAATGAACTCAAGTTGTCACATCTAACATCGGTTAAACAGAAGCATGATGAATCGGTCTCCGATTACGTCAAGAGATTCAGAGAAACAAAAACCGGTGTTTTAGTTTGGTGATAACCGAGAGGGACTTGGCGGACCTAGTGCTGAGTGGTTTGAGAACTCCCATTAGAGAAAAGCTAGAAGGCTATGAGTTCTTAAATATTAACCAAGTCTTACAAAGGGCTTTGGCTCAGGAAAGCCGAAGCAAAGACCTCAAAGAAGTGCATAGATACAAAGCCGATCGTCCAAAGATGAATATGGTGGAATATGATAGTGATCACTCGGACGACGAGGGTGATGTTTTTGCTACTGAATTTGTTTGGCCATCTAAGGCCAAACCATTTACTTGCAATGATCTGAAACCGATTCATAAGAATCGTGATGAAGAGATGAAGTTTACTTTTAACATTGCTAAGTGTGATAGAATATTTGATGCTTTGCTGCAGGCTAAGATTATTAGAATATCTCATACTTTACCACCGTTTGAAGAGCTAAAACGGCGTGCTTATTGCAAGTATCATAATTATTTTTCTCATGCTACTAACGATTGCAATGTTTTTCGACGACAGATACAATCGGCCATTAATGACGGACGATTGAACTTTTCTGAGATGCAAGTTGATAAACAACCTTTTCCAATGAATACCATGGATTTGGAAGGGAAGAAGCTACTCATTCGGCCGGAGGTAGCCGAAACTGCTAATAAAGCTAATGTCATTGTTGGTGAGCCCAGGAAAGGCAAGGAGGACAACAAGGTCTTGGGGAGATAGGTTGTGCTTGGTAAGCAACCCGATGGCAAGGAAGTGATCAAAATCACCATCAAGAATCCTACACTCGGGGGGCAACTACAAGTGCAAGAAAATGCTAGTGTGAGATTTGTCAAGCCCAAGAGTCCAGAAGTTGGCAAGTGGAAAAGGAATGAAGTTAAAGTGCAGCGCAAGCGGATCAAACCAACTTTTGATATGTTGCTGTCCAAATATGCCAATCAGTCGGCTGGTTCCAGCTCTAACCGGCCATCATACTTGAAGCGACCAAGGTCACCTTCAGATGATATGTTCAGTCAGTATATGAAACCGAGTGGACCAAAGGCACTATTTCCAGAAGAGCAGAGGCAACTGTTTGGGACCGACTTGAATACTCATATAATGGCCGACTGAACATCGGTAACTATCGGTCGGCTGGTCAAAACATGCGACCGAATGGAAATTATCCGAGTGTAAGAATGCACCCAGGTGGAAGCTATCCGAGTGAAAAAATGTGGCCAAGTAGATTCCATCCGAGTGACATCCATCCAAGTGGATTCCATCAGAGTAAAAAGGTG
The Aegilops tauschii subsp. strangulata cultivar AL8/78 chromosome 3, Aet v6.0, whole genome shotgun sequence genome window above contains:
- the LOC141042950 gene encoding uncharacterized protein — its product is MSDLPKPSEVDVDNIIKPSLDEISADHRQVYEEYKKACEEKDLQEFKVQEGSPREKLEGYEFLNINQVLQRALAQESRSKDLKEVHRYKADRPKMNMVEYDSDHSDDEGDVFATEFVWPSKAKPFTCNDLKPIHKNRDEEMKFTFNIAKCDRIFDALLQAKIIRISHTLPPFEELKRRAYCKYHNYFSHATNDCNVFRRQIQSAINDGRLNFSEMQVDKQPFPMNTMDLEGKKLLIRPEVAETANKANVIVGEPRKGKEDNKVLGR